In Streptomyces chartreusis, the following proteins share a genomic window:
- a CDS encoding sensor histidine kinase — MTRRIPLRKRLLVRLLITSVLIAVCSVAATAWLAVETTTRALREEQGQVIAEDMDVLARLSGYAATHPDWRGVEKTVRELSARTGRRIALTTTDRTAIADSAPAGTSLPPRAAATVDPLHIDTYTERGAQRAGVDPRVVGPYRVTDAERAKLEKLADTRQRCFARNGYEAVVVQTPSGRPVVTDHDGPVASGVVPDECADGLLNTTTPTENKALSDLSDRAKKCLDRRGLNPGSQPFVTVDVTEKRLGTRYLLGKTKGTDDRTAVREADRCVDEARRAQLDPYVAPVAELFLGGGDTTAVRFDMSPANKAKVVGAAGLVLAVTVAVTAVVATRLVRPLRALTEAAQQPPELHARVPVTTRDETGILAAAFNELAERRERLEAQRKAMVSDVAHELRTPLTNIRGWLEVTRDGVVDPDPALLASLHEEALVLQRVIDDLQDLAAADAGTLRLHREPVRVDELLHQVAAAHRVAADTAGVALRTTADGTPWLDADPVRMRQALGNLVSNALRHTPAGGTVTLAARRDGDDVVLDITDTGTGIAAEDLPYVFDRFWRAEKSRSRRTGGSGLGLPIVRHLVAAHGGTAGAASEPGAGSVFSLRLPAAAPPG; from the coding sequence CCGAGGACATGGACGTCCTCGCGCGGCTCAGCGGCTACGCCGCCACCCACCCCGACTGGCGGGGCGTCGAGAAGACGGTCCGTGAGCTGTCCGCCCGCACCGGCCGCCGTATCGCCCTCACCACCACGGACCGTACGGCCATCGCCGACTCGGCCCCGGCCGGCACCTCCCTGCCGCCGCGCGCCGCCGCCACCGTGGACCCGCTGCACATCGACACCTACACCGAGCGCGGAGCGCAGCGGGCCGGCGTCGACCCCCGGGTCGTGGGCCCTTACCGGGTGACCGACGCGGAGCGGGCCAAGCTGGAGAAACTCGCCGACACACGGCAGCGGTGCTTCGCCCGCAACGGCTACGAGGCCGTCGTCGTGCAGACGCCGAGCGGCCGGCCGGTCGTCACCGACCACGACGGGCCGGTCGCCAGCGGGGTCGTGCCCGACGAGTGCGCCGACGGCCTGCTCAACACCACGACACCGACCGAGAACAAGGCCCTGTCCGACCTGTCCGATCGGGCCAAGAAGTGTCTCGACCGGCGCGGACTGAACCCCGGTTCGCAGCCGTTCGTCACGGTCGACGTGACCGAGAAGCGGCTCGGCACCCGCTATCTCCTGGGGAAGACCAAGGGAACCGACGACCGTACGGCCGTGCGGGAGGCCGACCGCTGCGTCGACGAGGCACGCCGCGCCCAACTCGATCCCTACGTCGCCCCCGTGGCCGAGCTGTTCCTGGGCGGCGGCGACACGACCGCCGTCCGCTTCGACATGTCCCCGGCCAACAAGGCCAAGGTCGTCGGCGCCGCCGGACTGGTGCTCGCGGTCACCGTGGCCGTGACCGCCGTGGTCGCCACCCGGCTCGTGAGGCCGCTGCGGGCACTGACCGAGGCCGCCCAGCAGCCGCCCGAACTGCATGCGCGAGTGCCCGTCACCACCCGCGACGAGACCGGCATCCTCGCCGCGGCCTTCAACGAACTCGCCGAGCGCCGCGAGCGGCTGGAGGCCCAGCGCAAGGCGATGGTCAGCGACGTCGCCCACGAGCTGCGCACCCCGCTCACCAACATCCGCGGCTGGCTGGAGGTCACCCGCGACGGCGTCGTCGACCCCGACCCCGCGCTGCTCGCCTCCCTGCACGAGGAGGCCCTCGTCCTCCAGCGCGTCATCGACGACCTCCAGGACCTCGCCGCCGCCGACGCCGGCACGCTGCGCCTGCACCGCGAACCCGTCCGCGTCGACGAACTCCTCCACCAGGTAGCCGCCGCCCACCGCGTCGCCGCCGACACGGCCGGCGTCGCCCTGCGCACCACGGCGGACGGCACCCCCTGGCTGGACGCCGACCCCGTCCGCATGCGGCAGGCGCTCGGCAACCTGGTCTCCAACGCCCTGCGCCACACACCGGCCGGCGGCACCGTCACCCTCGCCGCCCGCCGCGACGGCGACGACGTCGTCCTCGACATCACCGACACGGGGACCGGCATCGCCGCCGAGGACCTGCCGTACGTCTTCGACCGGTTCTGGCGTGCCGAGAAGTCCCGCAGCCGGCGTACCGGAGGCAGCGGGCTCGGCCTGCCGATCGTCCGGCACCTGGTCGCCGCGCACGGGGGTACGGCCGGGGCGGCGAGCGAGCCGGGCGCCGGATCCGTGTTCAGTCTGCGGCTGCCGGCCGCGGCCCCGCCCGGGTGA
- a CDS encoding LysE/ArgO family amino acid transporter produces MTNALTTAAAGFGTGLSLIVAIGAQNAFVLRQGIRRDAVLAVVGICALSDALLITLGVAGVGAVVVAWPGVLTVVAWVGGLFLLGYGALAARRVFKPGGALLTDGDAAGSRRRAVLTCLAMTWLNPHVYLDTVFLLGTVAADRGPLRWTFGLGAVFASLVWFAALGFGARLLSRHLAKPVAWRVLDGLVAATMIALGASLIAGA; encoded by the coding sequence ATGACAAACGCCTTGACCACCGCGGCCGCCGGATTCGGCACCGGCCTCTCCCTGATCGTCGCCATCGGCGCGCAGAACGCCTTCGTCCTGCGCCAGGGGATCCGCCGCGACGCCGTCCTCGCCGTCGTCGGCATCTGCGCCCTGTCCGACGCGCTCCTGATCACCCTGGGGGTGGCCGGCGTCGGCGCGGTGGTCGTGGCCTGGCCCGGGGTGCTGACGGTGGTGGCCTGGGTCGGCGGACTGTTCCTCCTCGGCTACGGCGCGCTCGCCGCCCGCCGGGTCTTCAAGCCCGGCGGCGCCCTGCTGACCGATGGCGACGCGGCGGGGTCACGGCGGCGGGCGGTGCTGACCTGCCTCGCCATGACCTGGCTCAACCCGCACGTCTACCTCGACACCGTCTTCCTGCTCGGCACGGTCGCAGCCGACCGCGGCCCGCTGCGCTGGACGTTCGGTCTCGGCGCCGTGTTCGCCAGCCTGGTCTGGTTCGCCGCGCTCGGCTTCGGCGCCCGGCTGTTGAGCCGCCACCTCGCCAAGCCGGTGGCCTGGCGCGTGCTGGACGGACTGGTCGCCGCGACGATGATCGCCCTCGGCGCGAGCCTCATCGCGGGTGCCTGA
- a CDS encoding LysR family transcriptional regulator ArgP — MKTELTELPLDQVRTLLAVVDEGTFDAAAAALHVTPSAVSQRVKALEQRTGRVLLVRTKPVRPTESGEVVVRFARQLARLERDARAELGLSGAGEATRVSVAVNADSLATWFLGVLTRVPQEPRLCFELRREDESRTATLLREGLVMAAVTSSPDAVAGCSVRSLGRMRYLAAASPEFAERHLGGSLREALVRAPVMAFDRSDDLQDAFVRRLLHSRTGASAVRHHVPTSEGFLASVVAGLGWGLIPETQAEPYLADGRLVQLAPDRPVDVPLYWQQWKLDSPALVAVTEAVTAAAAETLRR; from the coding sequence GTGAAGACAGAGTTGACCGAGCTTCCCCTCGACCAGGTGCGGACGCTGCTCGCGGTGGTCGACGAGGGCACCTTCGACGCGGCCGCCGCGGCGCTGCATGTGACGCCGTCGGCGGTGAGCCAGCGGGTGAAGGCGCTGGAGCAGCGCACGGGGCGGGTGCTGCTGGTGCGCACTAAGCCGGTGCGGCCGACCGAGTCGGGCGAGGTCGTCGTCCGGTTCGCCCGTCAGCTGGCCCGGCTGGAGCGCGACGCGCGGGCCGAGCTGGGGCTGAGCGGTGCAGGGGAGGCGACGCGGGTGTCGGTCGCGGTCAACGCCGACTCCCTGGCGACCTGGTTCCTGGGGGTGCTCACGCGCGTGCCGCAGGAGCCGCGGCTCTGCTTCGAGCTGCGCCGGGAGGACGAGAGCCGGACGGCGACGCTGCTGCGGGAGGGGCTGGTGATGGCGGCGGTGACTTCCTCGCCGGACGCGGTGGCGGGCTGTTCCGTGCGGTCGCTGGGCCGGATGCGGTATCTGGCCGCGGCGAGCCCGGAGTTCGCCGAGCGGCACCTCGGCGGGTCACTGCGGGAAGCGCTGGTGCGGGCGCCGGTGATGGCCTTCGACCGCAGCGACGATCTCCAGGACGCGTTCGTCCGCAGGCTGCTGCATTCCCGTACCGGCGCGAGTGCCGTTCGGCACCACGTGCCGACCTCGGAGGGCTTCCTGGCGTCCGTGGTCGCCGGACTGGGCTGGGGCCTGATCCCCGAGACACAGGCGGAGCCGTACCTTGCGGACGGCCGTCTGGTGCAGCTCGCCCCGGACCGCCCGGTCGACGTCCCGCTGTACTGGCAGCAGTGGAAGCTGGACTCGCCGGCGCTGGTGGCGGTGACGGAGGCGGTGACGGCAGCGGCTGCGGAGACACTGCGCCGCTAG
- a CDS encoding WhiB family transcriptional regulator, whose product MDDWRDHAACRHEDPDLFYPIGTSGPTVLQTEQAKAVCRRCSVRDQCLRWAIDMDQFIGIWGGTSEAERRALRQRAG is encoded by the coding sequence ATGGACGACTGGCGAGACCACGCCGCCTGCCGCCATGAGGACCCCGACCTCTTCTACCCGATCGGCACGTCCGGTCCGACCGTGTTGCAGACCGAGCAGGCGAAGGCCGTCTGCCGGCGCTGCTCGGTCCGGGACCAGTGTCTGCGCTGGGCAATCGACATGGACCAGTTCATCGGGATATGGGGCGGCACGAGCGAGGCGGAGCGACGGGCGCTGCGCCAACGGGCCGGATGA
- a CDS encoding saccharopine dehydrogenase family protein, with translation MRVLLVGAGGVGTAITRIAARRPFFEAMVVADYDLARAEAAVAALGGDARFLAERVDASDEAAVTTLLERHACDVLLNATDPRFVMPLFQSARTAGATYVDMAMSLSHPHPERPYEECGVKLGDAQFEQAADWEKAGALALVGMGVEPGLSDVFARYAADELFDEIEELGVRDGANLTVDGYDFAPSFSIWTTIEECLNPPVVYEDARGWFTTEPFSEPEVFDFPEGIGPVECVNVEHEEVLLMPRWVDARRVTFKYGLGEEFISTLKTLHLLGLDRTEPVTVPSADGPVRVSPRDVVAACLPDPATLGERMHGKTCAGTWVRGAKDGKPREVYLYHVVDNQWSMKEYGSQAVVWQTAVNPVVALELLAGGVWSGAGVLGPEAFPARPFLDLLTEYGSPWGMREQ, from the coding sequence ATGCGTGTACTGCTCGTGGGTGCCGGCGGGGTGGGTACCGCCATCACCCGGATCGCGGCCCGCCGTCCGTTCTTCGAGGCGATGGTCGTCGCCGACTACGACCTCGCACGTGCCGAGGCGGCCGTGGCGGCCCTCGGCGGCGACGCCCGGTTCCTCGCCGAGCGCGTGGACGCGAGCGACGAGGCCGCGGTCACGACGCTGCTGGAGCGCCACGCGTGCGACGTGCTCCTCAACGCCACCGACCCGCGTTTCGTGATGCCGCTGTTCCAGTCCGCGCGCACCGCCGGGGCCACCTATGTCGACATGGCGATGTCGCTGTCGCACCCGCATCCGGAGCGGCCGTACGAGGAGTGCGGGGTCAAGCTGGGCGACGCCCAGTTCGAGCAGGCGGCGGACTGGGAGAAGGCGGGCGCGCTGGCGCTGGTCGGCATGGGCGTGGAGCCCGGCCTGTCGGACGTGTTCGCCCGGTACGCCGCCGACGAGCTCTTCGACGAGATCGAGGAGCTCGGCGTCCGCGACGGCGCGAACCTCACCGTCGACGGCTACGACTTCGCGCCGTCCTTCAGCATCTGGACCACGATCGAGGAGTGCCTCAACCCGCCGGTCGTCTACGAGGACGCCCGCGGCTGGTTCACCACCGAGCCGTTCAGCGAGCCCGAGGTGTTCGACTTCCCCGAGGGCATCGGCCCGGTCGAGTGCGTGAACGTGGAGCACGAGGAGGTGCTCCTGATGCCGCGCTGGGTCGACGCGCGGCGGGTGACGTTCAAGTACGGCCTGGGCGAGGAGTTCATCAGCACCCTGAAGACGCTGCACCTGCTGGGCCTGGACCGCACCGAGCCGGTGACCGTGCCGAGCGCCGACGGGCCGGTGCGGGTCTCGCCCCGGGACGTCGTGGCCGCGTGCCTGCCGGACCCGGCGACGCTGGGCGAGCGGATGCACGGCAAGACCTGCGCGGGCACCTGGGTGCGGGGCGCCAAGGACGGAAAGCCGCGCGAGGTGTACCTGTACCACGTGGTCGACAACCAGTGGTCCATGAAGGAGTACGGCTCGCAGGCCGTGGTGTGGCAGACGGCCGTCAACCCCGTCGTCGCCCTCGAACTCCTCGCCGGCGGCGTCTGGTCGGGCGCCGGCGTGCTCGGCCCGGAGGCCTTCCCGGCCCGGCCGTTCCTGGATCTGCTGACGGAGTACGGCTCTCCCTGGGGCATGCGGGAACAGTGA
- a CDS encoding TetR/AcrR family transcriptional regulator has product MPKPVVPEEKRRRRRPTKSGTVLSERLIVETALRMLREHGSAGLTARRLGLALDADPSTLYRYFRGMDELTLAIGDALMGQALEGWTPSGEWREDLRAVGLRIHAAYVAHPQAAVLTTSRVTGRANELAADETVLDVLRRAGFPLPDTVRIYHAFIDQTLAFAALDAASLALPSAALRADEDMWRSTYARLPRATHPRIAEAAPLLAARMVNSAYPTALEMLLDSAALQLEAT; this is encoded by the coding sequence GTGCCCAAACCGGTCGTCCCGGAGGAGAAGCGGCGCCGTAGGCGTCCCACGAAAAGCGGCACCGTGCTGTCCGAGCGGCTGATCGTCGAGACGGCGCTGCGGATGCTGCGCGAGCACGGCAGCGCCGGTCTGACCGCCCGGCGCCTCGGTCTGGCCCTCGACGCCGACCCGAGCACGCTGTACCGGTACTTCCGCGGCATGGACGAGCTGACCCTCGCGATCGGCGACGCGCTGATGGGGCAGGCGCTGGAGGGCTGGACGCCGTCGGGGGAGTGGCGCGAGGACCTGCGTGCCGTCGGGCTGCGCATCCACGCGGCCTATGTCGCCCATCCGCAGGCCGCGGTGCTGACGACCAGCCGCGTCACCGGGCGGGCGAACGAACTCGCCGCCGACGAGACGGTGCTTGACGTCCTGCGCAGGGCGGGGTTCCCGCTGCCGGACACCGTGCGCATCTATCACGCGTTCATCGACCAGACCCTGGCGTTCGCCGCGCTGGACGCCGCGTCCCTCGCCCTGCCGAGTGCGGCGCTGCGGGCGGACGAGGACATGTGGCGCTCGACGTACGCGCGGTTGCCGCGGGCCACGCATCCCCGGATCGCCGAGGCGGCGCCATTGCTGGCGGCGCGGATGGTGAACAGCGCGTATCCGACGGCGTTGGAGATGTTGTTGGACAGTGCTGCCCTCCAGCTGGAGGCGACGTAG
- a CDS encoding MFS transporter gives MDTSESSTEEQPATPEADRAARRGWRRWAMDTRPLRRPAFRRLWSSTIVTAVGSQLTAVAVPKQIYDITGSSAWVGAASLAGLLPLVVFALWGGAIADTMDRRKLLLVTNTGIAVTSLLFWLQAVTGMESVVALMVLLAVQQAFWGINSPARNASIARLVPAGELPAANALGSTVMQTGQVMGPLLAGVLIPVIGLAELYLIDALALCVTVWAVFKLPALPPLKAAAERRAGIREIVAGFRYIALHKVLLLSFLADIIAMVFGMPRALFPQLAGQTYGSYGEGLALGLLFAAIPIGAVVGGLFSGTFSRARRHGWMVIGAVVAWGAAITAFGLSDSLWLAVVFLALAGVADMVSMVFRGAILLSAASDEMRGRMQGVFTVVVAGGPRLADVLHGTAGSAFGPRAATVGGGLLVVVLMLGLAAALPALRRYRV, from the coding sequence GTGGACACGAGTGAGAGCAGTACCGAAGAGCAGCCGGCCACCCCGGAGGCGGACAGAGCCGCCCGGCGCGGCTGGCGCCGCTGGGCGATGGACACCCGCCCGCTGCGCCGCCCGGCCTTCCGCCGGCTGTGGTCCTCGACCATCGTCACGGCCGTCGGCAGTCAGCTCACCGCGGTCGCCGTGCCCAAGCAGATCTACGACATCACCGGCTCCTCGGCATGGGTCGGCGCCGCGAGCCTCGCCGGACTGCTGCCGCTGGTGGTGTTCGCGCTGTGGGGCGGCGCCATCGCCGACACCATGGACCGCCGCAAGCTGCTCCTCGTCACCAACACCGGCATAGCCGTCACCTCCCTGCTGTTCTGGCTCCAGGCCGTCACCGGCATGGAGTCGGTGGTGGCGCTGATGGTGCTGCTCGCCGTGCAGCAGGCGTTCTGGGGGATCAACTCCCCGGCCCGCAACGCCTCCATCGCGCGCCTGGTGCCGGCCGGCGAACTGCCCGCGGCCAACGCCCTCGGCTCGACCGTCATGCAGACCGGTCAGGTCATGGGGCCGCTGCTGGCCGGTGTGCTCATCCCCGTGATCGGCCTGGCCGAGCTGTATCTCATCGACGCGCTGGCCCTGTGCGTGACGGTGTGGGCGGTCTTCAAGCTGCCCGCGCTGCCGCCCCTGAAGGCCGCCGCCGAACGCCGCGCGGGCATACGGGAGATCGTGGCGGGCTTCCGCTACATCGCCCTGCACAAGGTGCTGTTGCTGTCCTTCCTGGCCGACATCATCGCGATGGTCTTCGGCATGCCCCGCGCCCTCTTCCCCCAACTGGCCGGCCAGACCTACGGGTCGTACGGCGAAGGGCTCGCCCTCGGCCTGCTGTTCGCAGCGATCCCGATCGGCGCGGTGGTCGGGGGGCTGTTCTCCGGCACCTTCTCCAGGGCCCGCCGGCACGGCTGGATGGTGATCGGCGCGGTCGTCGCCTGGGGCGCGGCCATCACCGCCTTCGGGCTCAGCGACAGCCTGTGGCTCGCGGTGGTGTTCCTGGCCCTCGCCGGGGTCGCCGACATGGTCTCGATGGTCTTCCGCGGGGCGATCCTGCTGTCCGCCGCCAGCGACGAGATGCGCGGCCGGATGCAGGGTGTGTTCACGGTCGTCGTGGCGGGCGGCCCGCGCCTCGCCGACGTCCTGCACGGCACGGCGGGCTCGGCCTTCGGACCCCGCGCGGCAACCGTGGGCGGCGGTCTGCTGGTCGTCGTCCTCATGCTGGGCCTGGCCGCCGCGCTGCCGGCCCTGCGGCGCTACCGCGTCTGA
- a CDS encoding cyclic nucleotide-binding domain-containing protein: MTKAIKLLTALPPPQRQLLMSLAREVSFPEDARIFEAGGTADRFWVIRSGAVSLDQRVTSLQRVTVASLGAGDLLGWSWLFPPYQWDFGAEAFSPVRAYEFEAEAVLRLCEEDTQLGLSLVRYVAEILANRLEMTRGKLMEQYGQHRRSVL; this comes from the coding sequence ATGACCAAAGCGATCAAACTGCTCACCGCCCTTCCGCCCCCGCAGCGCCAGCTCCTCATGTCGCTCGCCCGGGAGGTCTCCTTCCCGGAGGACGCCCGGATCTTCGAGGCGGGCGGCACGGCCGACCGCTTCTGGGTCATCCGCTCGGGCGCCGTCTCCCTCGACCAGCGCGTGACGTCCCTCCAGCGGGTCACCGTCGCAAGCCTCGGCGCCGGTGATCTCCTCGGCTGGTCCTGGCTGTTCCCGCCGTACCAGTGGGACTTCGGCGCGGAGGCGTTCAGCCCGGTGCGCGCCTACGAGTTCGAGGCGGAGGCGGTGCTGCGGCTGTGCGAGGAGGACACGCAGCTCGGGCTGTCGCTGGTGCGGTACGTCGCCGAAATCCTCGCGAACCGGCTGGAGATGACCCGGGGCAAGCTGATGGAGCAGTACGGGCAGCACCGGCGCAGTGTGCTCTGA
- a CDS encoding FUSC family protein, whose amino-acid sequence MRAAGGPARVRLRDRVAASDPGLLRLTAGLRTAGSIALAVAVLALLGTDVTHLVAGALAAMVSTFAIREKQRGQQAVTLALGLPVALASMTLAAALHSRVVAGDLVFVALIFCAVYGRRFGDRGTALGLIGFQIYFVSLFVGASIGELPELFRAVAVAFGCGALVRFVLVPETPTGVLERLREAFRARLAQLLSAQHDLLDAGPEEADRALEQVREGTARLHETALLIQGRLEGGTADERVAALVQRRVADAEIAAERLGLSLLRARGAERVDTLAMHLPGAPIPSGGRQPVKDEATETLRRDLVALRVLVLRPVEQAAGPSVAQLRNRLLGYRDEENLPVASPAVQDVFRAVGEAARAVLGLRIALGGARDETDDSPATARSREELDAEDAVLDAEEETPAEEATGLARPTTRAAVQVAVGSTLAIVGGELLSRDRWYWAVLTCWIVFLNTASTGEILVKGYRRLLGTVLGVLAGIVLAGAVGHNTWTAFALVLLFVFAMFYSAPLSYTAVSFFVTAALGLLYTLLHTYSLSVLVLRIEETALGAACGVIAAAFVLPVQTDRRTNELLATVLERLGDVTRSAVDQLSGEPPKELLDEARELDQALADLRAATKPLTHPVTPLRARRETARYVVALLETCAFHARSLAATAELLPTHPSIAADPRLRRAAGRIEHNLEAISAHVGDEHSTAEIETGPSIASLLGPSTPGVPRYGRITDRVLRHLQRLDEGVTGLARPLGVPVKAPEG is encoded by the coding sequence GTGAGGGCAGCTGGAGGGCCGGCCCGGGTACGGTTGCGCGACAGGGTCGCGGCCTCGGACCCGGGTCTGCTGAGACTGACGGCCGGGCTGCGCACGGCGGGCTCGATCGCCCTCGCGGTCGCCGTGCTCGCGCTGCTCGGCACCGACGTCACACATCTGGTGGCGGGGGCGCTGGCGGCGATGGTCTCGACCTTCGCCATCCGGGAGAAGCAGCGCGGGCAGCAGGCGGTCACACTCGCCCTGGGCCTGCCGGTGGCGCTGGCGTCCATGACGCTGGCGGCGGCGCTGCACAGCAGAGTCGTGGCCGGCGACCTGGTCTTCGTCGCGCTCATCTTCTGTGCCGTCTACGGCCGCCGGTTCGGCGACCGGGGCACCGCGCTGGGGCTGATCGGCTTCCAGATCTACTTCGTGTCCCTGTTCGTCGGCGCCTCCATCGGTGAGCTGCCCGAACTGTTCCGCGCGGTCGCCGTGGCGTTCGGGTGCGGTGCGCTCGTGCGGTTCGTGCTGGTCCCGGAGACACCGACCGGCGTGCTGGAGCGGCTGCGCGAGGCGTTCCGCGCCCGGCTGGCCCAGCTGCTGTCCGCCCAGCACGACCTGCTGGACGCCGGTCCCGAGGAGGCCGACCGGGCCCTGGAGCAGGTGCGCGAGGGCACCGCACGGCTGCACGAGACGGCTCTGCTGATCCAGGGCCGGCTGGAGGGCGGGACCGCCGACGAGCGGGTGGCCGCGCTCGTCCAACGGCGTGTCGCGGACGCCGAGATCGCCGCCGAGCGGCTGGGGCTGTCGCTGCTGCGGGCGCGCGGCGCCGAGCGCGTGGACACGCTCGCCATGCATCTGCCGGGCGCTCCCATCCCGTCGGGCGGGCGCCAGCCGGTGAAGGACGAGGCGACCGAGACACTGCGCAGGGACCTCGTGGCGCTGCGGGTGCTTGTGCTGCGCCCGGTCGAACAGGCCGCCGGCCCCTCGGTCGCCCAACTGCGCAACCGGCTCCTCGGCTACCGCGACGAGGAGAACCTGCCGGTCGCGTCACCGGCCGTGCAGGACGTGTTCCGGGCCGTCGGCGAGGCCGCCCGTGCGGTCCTCGGCCTGCGGATCGCGCTCGGCGGGGCCCGGGACGAGACGGACGACAGCCCGGCGACCGCCCGCTCTCGCGAGGAACTGGACGCCGAGGACGCGGTGCTCGACGCCGAGGAGGAGACCCCGGCCGAGGAGGCGACGGGGCTGGCGCGGCCCACCACACGTGCCGCGGTGCAGGTCGCCGTGGGGTCGACGCTGGCCATCGTCGGCGGCGAGCTGCTGTCCCGCGACCGCTGGTACTGGGCGGTGCTGACCTGCTGGATCGTGTTCCTCAACACCGCTTCCACGGGCGAGATCCTGGTCAAGGGCTACCGCCGGCTGCTGGGCACCGTCCTCGGCGTCCTGGCCGGGATCGTGCTGGCCGGCGCGGTCGGGCACAACACCTGGACGGCGTTCGCGCTGGTGCTGCTGTTCGTGTTCGCGATGTTCTACTCGGCACCGCTGTCGTACACGGCGGTGTCCTTCTTCGTCACCGCGGCGCTGGGCCTGCTCTACACCCTGCTGCACACCTACAGCCTGTCGGTGCTGGTGCTGCGCATCGAGGAGACGGCGCTCGGCGCTGCCTGCGGGGTGATCGCGGCGGCGTTCGTGCTGCCGGTGCAGACGGACCGCCGGACGAACGAGCTGCTCGCGACGGTGCTGGAGCGGCTCGGCGACGTCACCCGCAGCGCCGTCGACCAGCTCAGTGGCGAACCGCCCAAGGAACTGCTCGACGAGGCGCGCGAGCTCGACCAGGCGCTGGCCGACCTGCGCGCCGCGACCAAGCCGCTCACCCATCCGGTCACGCCGCTGCGGGCCCGGCGCGAGACCGCCCGCTATGTCGTCGCGCTGCTGGAGACGTGCGCTTTCCACGCCCGTTCGCTGGCGGCGACCGCCGAGCTGCTGCCCACCCACCCCTCGATCGCGGCCGACCCCCGGCTGCGCCGGGCCGCCGGGCGCATCGAGCACAACCTGGAGGCGATCAGCGCCCACGTCGGTGACGAGCACTCCACCGCCGAGATCGAGACCGGTCCGAGCATCGCCTCGCTCCTCGGCCCGAGCACCCCCGGTGTCCCGCGCTACGGCCGGATCACCGACCGTGTCCTGCGGCATCTGCAACGCCTCGACGAGGGCGTGACCGGCCTGGCCCGGCCCCTGGGGGTACCCGTGAAGGCACCGGAGGGATGA